One Coffea eugenioides isolate CCC68of unplaced genomic scaffold, Ceug_1.0 ScVebR1_44;HRSCAF=240, whole genome shotgun sequence DNA segment encodes these proteins:
- the LOC113758286 gene encoding protein FAR1-RELATED SEQUENCE 5-like, protein MDEERRKDIFNGDAEGTLGFLAAKKDADDMFFYKYHVDNEGRLARLFWADSKSRADFSVFGDVLVFDTTYKTNKYRKPLVVLAGVNNHLNSTIFGCALLLDERIETYEWVLSTFVEAMKGRKPVAVMTDGDSAMRRAIKNLLPDACHRLCSWHLHRNARSNIRCEEFNNRLYNLMVRKCSTLEFEDRWARLVNECGVVENEWVKKLYRRRRSFDLAIAWLRHTESKAVHTSENTKPVLTTILPELEGGAAEVFTRNVFFMVMKHLNRQGLLISEGWSEDGGSRTYYYSKYGGHKISWMVDYDRSMEKLICSCMKFESKGISCAHMFRVMVVEGMNRIPEACISKWWTKGVYCTNNGMKAFVADEQLTQMARYGTLKSSCNTMCYYASYMDDAFNDLQQMFDKHSVDLKEKWSDRGYGGDGFAMDSRVRNDRSRRTFGLLDPRVSRSKGDHKHAEAKKKRKCGHCRLQAGHNQRTCPYKKNSHNTAVHDDYMENRLDDSLEKSFEIGTGWSDSGEWRGQAFVPQQFGSSGRDTEVERDGMVVHGSSSRDDRQVTEQHRLEGLSFVIYRWGEEYSRLLGLDG, encoded by the exons ATGGACGAGGAACGTAGAAAAGATATTTTTAATGGCGATGCAGAAGGGACACTTGGGTTCTTGGCAGCGAAGAAGGATGccgatgacatgttcttttatAAATATCATGTAGATAACGAAGGAAGATTGGCAAGGTTGTTTTGGGCAGATTCTAAATCTCGTGCGGACTTCAGTGTATTTGGAGATGTATTGGTATTTGATACAAcgtacaaaacaaataaataccgCAAGCCACTAGTTGTACTTGCAGGGGTAAACAACCATTTGAACAGTACTATTTTTGGCTGTGCACTGCTATTAGATGAGAGGATTGAAACATATGAATGGGTGTTAAGTACATTTGTAGAGGCTATGAAAGGTAGAAAGCCAGTAGCAGTGATGACAGATGGGGACAGTGCAATGCGAAGAGCTATAAAGAATCTTCTCCCGGATGCTTGTCACAGGCTATGTTCGTGGCACTTGCATAGAAATGCACGGAGTAATATTCGCTGCGAGGAGTTTAATAACAGGTTGTATAACCTGATGGTGAGAAAGTGTAGCACTCTTGAGTTTGAGGATCGGTGGGCTAGGTTGGTTAATGAATGTGGGGTGGTAGAGAATGAGTGGGTGAAGAAGTTGTACCGTAGGAGAAG AAGTTTTGATTTGGCAATAGCATGGCTTCGACATACTGAGAGCAAAGCAGTTCACACAAGCGAAAACACAAAACCAGTCTTAACCACAATCCTGCCCGAATTAGAGGGGGGCGCAGCGGAGGTGTTTACAAGGAATGTGTTCTTCATGGTGATGAAGCATTTGAACAGGCAAGGACTTCTAATTTCTGAGGGTTGGAGCGAGGATGGAGGGAGTCGTACATATTATTACTCGAAATATGGTGGACACAAAATAAGTTGGATGGTGGATTATGATAGGTCAATGGAGAAGCTAATCTGctcttgcatgaaatttgagTCAAAGGGGATTTCTTGTGCTCACATGTTTCGCGTGATGGTGGTAGAAGGAATGAACAGGATCCCAGAAGCATGCATTTCGAAGTGGTGGACAAAGGGAGTTTACTGTACTAATAATGGAATGAAAGCATTTGTTGCAGACGAACAGCTGACACAAATGGCCAGATATGGCACTTTAAAGTCCAGTTGTAATACTATGTGTTACTATGCCTCCTACATGGATGATGCGTTTAATGACCTGCAGCAGATGTTTGACAAGCATTCTGTGGACCTAAAGGAGAAGTGGAGTGACAGGGGATATGGGGGAGACGGATTTGCAATGGATTCAAGAGTGAGGAACGATAGAAGTAGAAGAACATTCGGGCTGTTAGATCCCAGGGTGTCCCGGTCTAAAGGTGATCACAAGCATGCAGaagcaaagaagaaaagaaagtgtgGTCATTGCAG ATTGCAGGCAGGCCACAACCAACGAACATGCCCATACAAAAAGAATTCGCACAACACAGCAGTTCATGATGATTATATGGAAAATCGTTTGGATGACTCGctggaaaaatcatttgaaattgGTACGGGCTGGAGCGACTCAGGCGAATGGAGAGGACAAGCATTTGTACCACAACAATTCGGTAGCAGTGGAAGGGACACAG
- the LOC113758287 gene encoding putative disease resistance protein RGA3, with translation MPLEEAGFTELPPAVSKLKHLRHLNLSASLIIELPNSICGLWNLQILNLNGCVQLQSLPKGMRFLRNLRHLFLQDCWGLTHMPSGIGKLTCLRTLSKVVLSGTKGFQLNELQDLNMLRGKLIIEHLERIKDKKNAEEACLIKKESLRELYLCWDSERTLRQYNDEEVLEALKPCPDLQLLCIDGFKGSSFPSWISTVTNVGVNESSTEYIYGAQESTAAAAARSSSMKQLELLDMPNLKGMLGREVQGTLGVFSQLQYLSFMNCPTLTLPLPRMPSLEQLDVQDCPNMAWASISNLTSLQCLIIESIEGLSCFPEEMLQNLSLLESLGISDMKNLRALPKSLASLTALKKLTIRECPELESLPEEGLRGLASLQELRIEKCYDFVSLSMGTKALKSLTHLCIKGSNATALPEEVKHFPTLQKLHLIGFRNLTSLPDWFGDHLTSLRHLNLDDCPKLETLPSSMQMMTTLQSLTIEECYLLGPRCERGGEEWHKIKHIPAQKVE, from the coding sequence ATGCCGTTGGAGGAAGCAGGGTTTACAGAGTTGCCACCTGCAGTAAGCAAACTGAAACATTTAAGGCATCTAAATCTTTCAGCATCTTTAATTATTGAACTACCCAATTCAATTTGTGGCTTGTGGAATTTGCAAATTTTAAACCTGAATGGTTGTGTCCAACTTCAGAGTTTACCCAAAGGCATGAGATTCCTCAGAAATCTTCGACATCTTTTTCTACAAGACTGCTGGGGTTTGACTCACATGCCAAGTGGAATTGGGAAGTTGACTTGCCTGCGGACGTTGAGTAAGGTCGTCCTAAGTGGCACAAAAGGCTTCCAACTAAATGAGTTGCAAGACCTAAATATGCTTAGAGGAAAGCTAATAATTGAGCACCTTGAGAGAATTAAAGACAAAAAGAATGCAGAAGAAGCTTGTTTAATTAAAAAAGAGAGTCTCCGCGAGTTGTATTTGTGTTGGGATTCCGAAAGAACGCTTCGACAGTACAATGATGAGGAAGTGCTTGAAGCCCTCAAACCCTGCCCCGACCTTCAATTGCTGTGTATAGACGGCTTCAAAGGTTCATCATTTCCATCTTGGATTTCAACTGTAACAAATGTTGGTGTGAACGAAAGTTCAACTGAGTACATATATGGGGCCCAGGAGAGTACTGCTGCAGCCGCTGCAAGGTCCTCATCAATGAAACAACTGGAGTTATTGGACATGCCCAACCTAAAAGGAATGTTAGGAAGAGAAGTCCAAGGTACTCTCGGGGTATTCTCTCAACTTCAATACTTGTCGTTTATGAATTGCCCAACGTTGACATTGCCATTGCCACGTATGCCATCCCTAGAGCAGTTAGACGTCCAGGACTGCCCGAACATGGCATGGGCTTCAATCTCCAATCTCACTAGTCTTCAATGCCTTATAATTGAGTCAATTGAAGGATTGAGTTGTTTTCCAGAAGAGATGCTACAAAATCTTAGTCTTCTTGAATCCCTGGGTATTAGTGACATGAAGAATCTGCGAGCCTTACCCAAAAGCTTGGCTAGCCTCACGGCTTTGAAGAAATTGACCATCAGGGAATGTCCCGAGCTGGAGTCTCTGCCAGAAGAAGGATTGCGAGGCCTTGCCTCTTTGCAAGAACTCCGTATCGAGAAATGCTATGATTTTGTGAGTCTATCAATGGGGACTAAAGCCCTCAAATCCCTGACTCATCTATGCATCAAAGGGTCAAACGCGACAGCTCTGCCAGAGGAAGTCAAACATTTCCCTACACTACAAAAACTGCATCTGATTGGTTTTCGCAATCTAACTTCATTGCCAGACTGGTTTGGAGACCACCTCACTTCTCTTCGACACCTGAATCTAGATGATTGTCCGAAGCTTGAAACACTCCCATCCAGCATGCAAATGATGACAACACTCCAAAGTTTGACTATAGAGGAGTGCTACCTACTGGGTCCACGGTGTGAAAGGGGAGGAGAGGAATGGCACAAAATTAAGCACATCCCGGCCCAGAAAGTTGAGTAA